ATAGGTTAAGAATTTAGATAACAAACGAATGGTTGGATGATAATCAATACTGGCAGGGTCGGAGCAGAGGCGGCAGCGGCGTTTTTGGACCTCCTTAGAGAAGCAgaggcggcggcggcggcggtgcTGCCTGGGCGAAGCAAAGGCAGTGGGGTATTTTAAGTTGAAGACGAAGGAAAtgatagtattgtaaatttaactCTAATGATttatacaagggtaaaataatttttttacaccaataactaacaacagactaacattGTTAGTGTAGAAGGgatgatctgagtattttcaaatatgaagAGATAATTTGAGTATTAacccattttcaaggggtgttttttaaatttctctTATTTAAATGGTGCGATAGAGATCCCCAACTCGATACAAAAGTAGAAACTGACACCTATCGTTCTTTTCCGCTCCAACAAATTCTCACGGGAACAACCGCCTCTACAACTTTTGTTTCAGCCATTATTAAGTGGCTCTCTGTTTTAAGATTCCAAAATCAGTTAATGTCAGCCACAACTATCAAAATgtcaatttgagttttattcgAAGAGGAGAAAATATTCACTTTCAATTGTCTGGAAATTTTATTCGTCCATGTTTATTCTCAGTGGTTCTATGGTTTAATGTAACATGAGAATTGGAGCTCGTAACTATCACGTGTGCAAGTGATGAATCAAATGGTTCTTCTTTCCCGTTGGTAAGGACTTTCGTTGTAGccaggtcttttttttttgggaggggcgGGGGGGTGTGTTGTGTTTggtttaaggagaaagagaaacaaagtaAAATTATAAGATTATCCAAATTTTGGTTTAGGTTTGTCAAATTATCTATCCAATCTTATGATTCCCAAGATCACCCAAGAAGCGTATTATTGAAATGTCCTTAAACAACACCAGCTCTATGGTAGTTCTTCAACTGCATACAGGTGTGGCGGTCATAACAAGTCTCGAGAGAAAACTGTAGTACAAGTTTGGCACACACAATTAACTGCTTATTTGGACATTTTTATGGCaatggttggggggggggggggggtaaagaTGTCAAGAATATATGCAAGTGAGGGATTGCCATACAGTGGGCaatatattttaataattcACATATTTATTTTAGATaatttggtaaacaaaaagATTAGGTAggtatttcaatttcaataagTCACATCTTTATTTTGGATAATTTGGTTTAATGAAAAATTGGGTAGGTAATTTGGctaatcgatacccatttttgagtaatttaataattatttcCAAAAAGATAATGGGGAATGTATATGAACCTTGTTTCTAATGCATCTGTATTAAGAGTCAAATTTTAAGTTCTAAATCATTAGCAAGTTAGTTTAGGCATGCCCCTTGTCCCTTTTAACTCTCTAAATTATACCCTCATATTACCCTTTTTAACTCTCTAAATTATGTTCTTTTTCCTCATCTATGCAGTTACATACTCCCATTATACATGGCTCTGTCACTTCAAATGATATTCTCTCAACTCATTAGATTCCTTTTTCTACATGTTTGCGTTACCTCAAACACTGTTCTATCAGCATATCATAAATTAGAGCTCTCTTAATTTACCTTCCATCTATTAAGTTCTCATTATCTTTACCTTCCTCAAACACTGTTCTATCATGCCACTGctatatatataattacactaatatttttttaataatattaacCTTGTTTATATATGCTGTTTCATTATTGATCAGTTTTCTGTTCCATGCAAAATTGGTCTTATAGTTAGTCTatacatttattttttgggttttagtgGTATATACTATTCACTTCACCTATCATGCTCTAATTTTATGTTAAATGACACATTGGGTTTACCAGACCAGAGGCTGCTTCTTGGTGAGATGGTAAAAGCTGCAGGCATTGGTTTAAATCTGAGGGCAGCCACTTTGTGCAAAAAATGGTAAAATTCTGGGCTGATTACAAACCACCCCTATTGGTTCAATACAAGATTTGGTGATATGGATTTGAACACCCTGTTGATCGATGAATAAATTATTCTTGCAAGTTCATACCTTTTGGATTTATGAAAATGTTTACATGGCTTCTAAGCAATGCTCATCACAAAAGAGTGGAAAGTTCGGATAAACCAACACCCTTGAAAGAAGAACTTGCTATACTCCCAACTTTAGTAAATGGATGATTAATTTAACATACTTCTCCTGTAATATACACATGCATGACAGTAACAACTCATGGGGTTGCTGCTTTACCTTTACATCAAGGGCTAATTACAAGGTTGGGTTTTGTCCACAATAACCAGAGAAAGAATGCTCATCAATTCCATCGTTTTGCATTCTTCAACCCTTTTGACTTTGCTTTTGCTTGCTGAAATGCCatcattttctgtttcttccgGGCTTCCTTCTCTGCCTGTGTTttacaaataaaattataatttcagCATTTGCCATGTTGTCCCTCCACATAGTGTGATGCATTGGCCATTTATATCGACATTGATATTTTCCAAATAAATGAATCACATATTTACCTTTGACATTTTAGACTTGGCTTTTATTTTAGGGGCCTTCTCCTCAAGCTCCGCCTCACGTTCAAGTTCCTTTTGTCTAGCATCAAGGTTCTTTTCTAGATAATACTGTGAATTTAAAACAGATACAGGTAAGGAGATTGTAACATTGACAATAGGTCCATACAAACTTCGAGCTGATGATAATATTGTCAAAGTAATCCATGCAAAATAATCCACTAAGGGTAGTAAGAAGTAGCTAAAAATTGATTTAAGCACTATAAAGTGTGGATGAGAACATGCACTCCATGCCTGTACAGCACATGTTCTTGCAAGAGACCCAGAGTCTCTTGATGGATGAACAAGAGAGTTCTAGCAAAAGAGTCAACCTGACAAGAGACCCATTAAGTATATTGGATCTAAAATTCCCTCACTTCTCATTTCCTATCCATCCTAAAGAACGCAATAAATACAATAGAATAGCTTTTCCCATCCTTACATTCTAGAATGAAATTTCtcaagaagatgatgaaaaatACAAtaccataaaagaaaataaaatttagcaTAATGAGACAAACTTACGTTATAGTCGCCTGCATAGTCTTGTAAATTGTTGTCCTTAACCTCCACTACTCTGTTAACTATTTGCTTTATGAAATATCGATCATGAGAAACAGTGATAACAGTTCCCTTGTATTCCGATATTGCCTCCTGTTGGAGAATCAGATTACTCGGTAATTTTCcaatattttccttattttctgTGCATATTTGAATATATCAATAAGAGATTAAATAGTTTTATGGTGGGGAAAACCCAACCAGAGAAAAGAGTACCTCAAGCATCTCTTTTGATGGAATATCCAAATGGTTGGTTGGTTCATCCAATACCAGCAAGGTAGATGGCTTAACCATGAACTTGCAAAAAGCGAGTCTTGCCTACAACAGTTGgccaaaaagacaaaaaaattgAGGTTTAATACCTTTAAAAGTGAAGAAAAGACAGTGCAGTACGTCAAAAGCATCAATTACAAGACAACAACTACTAAAAGGATCTGAACAAATTGGCACAAAACTCTAAATCTCAAACACAAAGGACTTCTGATACAAAACTTCCAAGCAACTAATAACTGTGAAACCAGAACTACACATACAAAGGAGAAAAGCAACTACTGGCTTCCTCTATTACACAGGTATTAGTTGACTTTCTCTATTATACAGCTACCAGTTGATATCATAGCGACCCAGTGCTGAGATTTCAAACCATATACAGGACACTCTTAAGTagcctctttcctttcttccttttgaaATTCATATTTAAGAACTTCAAAACATTTCCTGAGAGAAACATGAAGTGACAATCCCTATGAATACTTATCCTGGCAAGGAATGCAGAATAGATGATGACTTTATTAAATACAATGGCATGGACTTTGTCATATTCTACACATAAAAGTGTTTAGTATTTTACAGTTCTTTCAATTTTCTAGGCAATTCTCTAATGAAGCTGCTTTTGCATTTTTAGTGGAAGTTTAATTTATAAAAACATAAAGGCACACATTTCTTATAGAAGATGTGATGAGAACTTCAACTAACATCAAGAAACCAAGGAGAATATGCCTAATCAATATTCAAATGAGCACAAAGATTGATTAATTATTTCTTAATGCCATCAACTACTAAACAAAATTTAACCGGATAAATAAACCAAAGATGGGAACAGCATCGCAGTTTACAACTTTCCTTTCATATCATTTTGCTAACAAAAAGTTTAAACTAACCTAGATGGTCTTTCCTAtagaaatgaaaaaggaaatgaGACAGGAATCAATCAGTGAGCAAGAAGAAGCAATATTTGAACACTGGTCAATCAAAGCTATTGATGCAAAAGATAGACACGCCATTCAGTTTGAGTATCAGAAGTTACCTTTTCACCACCACTCAAAAGGGAAACCTTCCTATCAAGCATGTCTGATTTGAAATTACAACGACCTAGGAGTCCTTTTATATCGTCTAGTCTCCAATCCTCCGCAACTTCTTCCACTGTTTCAAGCACTGTTTTGTCCAAATCAAGTGCTTCAGCCTAAAACCAAGAACAGAGCATTCTCAGTTGGCAATAAACTACTAAAATGAAAGACGGTGAAACTTGGATTTATGCGTTTATAACTAAAACCACCATTCTAATGACGCACCAAATAATGAAAATGCACTGGTGCTTAAAATGACCAACCTGGTTCTGCTCAAAATAGTTTGGGAGAACATTATGCTCCCCAATCAGAACCTCCCCACTTCTTGCCTTGTCCAATCCCATAATCAATTTAAGCAAGGTACTCTTTCCACATCCATTTGGGCCAATGATAGCAACTTTCTCACCCCTCTGAATATTAAGATTGGTTTTCTTAAAAAGAACCTGATAAGAAAATGCACATGGAGATACCTGAGGCCAAGACAGCACAGTAATTAaagtaaaaaaacataaatatatattgTTCTTTACAATGCAAAGTACACAAACCAACCTTATCCCCATAACCAAATTCCAGGTTCTTGATTGTTACCACAGATAGTCCACTTCTTCCACGCTCAGGGAATCTGAACCTTATTTGTTTCCGCTGAAACGGTTTCTCAATTTGCTCATCTTCTTGAAGTTTTTCCAGTTTCTGTTATCACAAAGGCATTCCAGAAACTGTTTGTTTAAAGCCATTGAAGTTAAAATCAAGCAATGTAATGAAACATTACTTTACACGACAGAAAATTACAGAATCAGGTTAATGTAATACTTAGATTACACAGTACAGTGCTAAATATGAACAAGCTAGAATACCAAGAGTATCATTTCTAGCAAAGACAGCTGtgtaagagaagaaaataagtaaatCCCAACTAATATCTAGAAAAGTTTAGTTTAGTGTTTGAGGTTACATAAGAAGCAGCAGGCACAATTTAGTGATAATAAACTCAACCAGAtaatcatattaaaaaaaaacacctgagTGAATAAATACACTTTCAAAGCAGGCAGTAGTTTAAATTGCATTATTGTATCAAAGCAAGggttggaaaagaaaaagtagcAGCCACCACATTAGCAGTATGCATACCACCATTACAAACTGACACAATTCTGAACTACTGCCATCATTTCAATTCAGTGCCTCTCTAATTTCTTTGCTACAGAAGAAAGTGGGCCTCTACTAAAGAACAAGAGTAAGATGAAAAAGATCTTTCACTTGGAAAGAATTCCATGCAATTGATTACTACTTTAAAGGACTGAGCATCGTCATGAAGAATTATTGATAAAGAAAAGACAGACTACCTAAATGATTTTCCAAACTCAGAAAGCTTCAGTTGAAAATTTATATACCACTTGCTATTCATATCGAACAATAAATTCTATAGTTAGAACTGcacattaaattgaaattggtCGAGAAGTTCATTCTTTTGGTAGAACTGAATGCCTCAGATTTCTTTTTGAGTATTCaggaaacgaaaaaaaaaaaaaaaaaaaaggttccttCTTCTGttatcattttgtttttctttctgggGATCTCAATATACCTTTTCTGCACTGGATGCACGGCCAGAATTTGCTCCAGCACTTAACCTACTTATCATGTCTTTGGTGTGCTCAATTTGCTTCTGCTGCTTTTCCCATGCAGCATTCTGAGCTTCTATCCAGGCTGCCTTCGCAACAACATAGTCAGAATAATTTCCCGCATATGTTCTGGATACACCCATATCAGTTTCCACAATCTTTGTACACAACTGATCAAGGAAAGCTCTGTCATGAGATATTATGACCATAGGTACGTCCTGCTTTTTCAGGTAACCTTCAAGCCACTCTATCGTGTCAAGATCAAGGTGATTAGTGGGCTCATCCAAAAGTAACAAATCAGGCGCCTGCaggatggaaaaaaaaacaattttgattGATGAAGATAGCAATATCAACAGAAGGACAAAATGTCTTTGTTCCCCCGCCCCCTTCCGAAACATCAGTAAAAAGttcaatattgaaatcaatttctCAGAATAAACTTTGAGCGACATTAAAGCAAATAACTGGAAAGATTGAAAGAAGACCAATAAATAGTTACATAGAATAACACACAAGCATCACACTTGAGTTCTCATTTACTGCTCTAATTGTAACTCGATGATCAACACCTAAGTATTTTAATCAAACATAACAGTACCTGAAGTAGGATTTTCCCTAGCGACATCCTCATTTGCCATCCACTACTGAACGATGCAACCAACCGGTCAGAGTCTTCTGGGGAAAAACCAAGCTCGGGCATCATCTTATTAATCTTCACTTCCACCACGTCTAAATCAACGGCCTGTGCTCGCCTCTGAAGCAAATCCAATTCATCGAGAAGCCTCCCCATGAGAGTCAAGTCTTCAACCGTGTTCTCAAGCGCATTCTGGACCTTCTCTATCCTCCCAGCGACTTCCATCTCTTCCTTGAACGCACTCATGAACTCCTCTTTAACCGTCCTGCTCAGAGAAACCTCGAATTCTTGACTTAGAAACGCAATCTTCATGTTCGTTTTGGCCTTAATCACATTTCCCGAATCGGGCTCCTCTTGCCCCGTTATAATCCTCAATTGGGTCGTCTTTCCAGCACCATTAACGCCGACTAATCCTACTTTCTCCCCCTTCTTAACTTCCCAACTCACGTCCTTGAGGACAGTCACTCCTTTGTAGGTTTTACTAATATTTTCTAATCTAACGCCAGAGGAAACACTCGAAGCACCACTGTTCGAATGTTTGTTACTTCGGTTCTGCTTATTCCCATCGACCGAATTCTCCGAGAAGAGAGACTCTATATCTTCTACAGTATTGTCAGAGACAGACGTTTCGACAGCAACCGCAGAAACCCTCGGCTTTCTGCTTCTAGGGTAAAATAAGGTGCTAAGTTTAACTAACTCATCAGTTCTTCTCCTGGTCTGAATTAGTGAAGCCACAATTCGCATAGAACGAGGTCGGATACTGGTTCTTCGAGCATCTAAAAGAGCTGAACCAGTGAAGAAACTTGATCGAAGACCAACGCATTGAATCTTACTAGCTAAACCCATGTTCTCTTCTAGAACTGTAGCAGCAAGAATTCAACAGAGGCTAGTCCCAATTTCTCGACAAATGCGGGAattgaaaattagaaaaattgggATTTTTGGAGAGCAATGAGGATTGAGAGAGTCACGGAGAAACTCTCAGTGCACTAAACACCATGGAATAACGAAGAAGATAAATATAGGTTTTCGTATTTATAGCAACGGATCTGAATTCTGAAATGaggtttttcctatttttgactACAGAAGAACCCTAATTTTGGATTGAAATTACGAAAATTCCCTGTTTTATGCCATCAAGGTATTAAAGAAAACCCCGGTTCTCGCAATTTTGACAATGAGATAAGGGCATTTGTGTTGAGGAGATCTTCTTATTTTACGTGGCCGAGGGAAAAGAACATAACATGTATTAGGGTGGACCGGTGGTGGAGATAACAAGAGAGGAGAGCCGCAACGTAAGTTATTAAAAAACTTGTGTGGTGCCTCGGCCTCTCACTTTACGAATAATTATCATCTCCAATCAGAAAACGAGTTTGTTTCGATTTTGATTATATGTCGATTGGAATTTTGGATTTTATCTAGGTTAGCTCAAATCTTGGTTTTGAGGTTTATAAGTAATTTTTTTGTCCTGATTCTTATCGTGTtgtctattttttacatttaaaaCTCAATctatgcattagtttcacatacaaaatactaaaaatattatttgtggttttgatccaagtttgctactgtatattgtttttggacatggtatcgaataaggtttaaCCAGAatataacttcttcaatataaatgagatttaagcaatcttagatttATTAGAaagttttattttaataatttttcaacatatccaagattgtttaaatatgatttatattgaaggagttatgtatcgatcaaacttaatttgatgtacgtaaatgctatcaaaatcgctctgaatgaaaacattttttgtgaacatcaaaataaatgaatattttaccgcactttttgtttttaataatgttttaccatattaagatttatggaattgaAGGTATTTGATTCTAtttgaatattttaccgtaTTTTTAAACATCATTGAGGGTATTTGATTCAATTTGAGTATTAAATTTGACACACGGTCAAATAGATTGTTGCCTTTTTATCAATAGTTGAAAATGTCTCGTCAACTTGCCACCTCATTGACTTACATCGGCAAATTGGATACACTTACTTGATTGGGttatgaaatataaaaaaaaaaacattattaaaaatatatttttataacTTTTTTATTGACGAAAAGTTGCTATTTTGTATTAATAAATTTTTGAGGAGGTAGATGTAATACAAACATGTCTAAGAATATTTCAGACACTTCATACCATATGAAGCGTAATCATTTCATTTCCATGGTGTATTATTTTTGTTAGTTGTTGGAAAAagcaaaaattttttttgtcatattttaatatttgattATTTCTTATGATATTACTCATCAGCCCATGAAGGTATAATTAGACTAGTTCCAAGTTTTCATCACGAGTCTACCATTGTCTACCCATTTGATGATCTaacctttgttttttatttttgggatttttacaattatcatTCTAAAAACTTTGATATTTATTATTACTCctctaaaaattttcaaacaattattaCCCTctcctgttgcatactaataactaactgacTCCCATCGTTACATATTCGTAACGGGGAGGattagtcgtgacagtgtgctgttgtcacggattttttaggatcaaaatgcccttttggggtggtaactGTAAAAAAccccccaccccatcaccgtcccttctcctcctcctccttcttctttttcttcttcgagTGTGTTACTAGGGTGCCCATTCTCAAGAATTACATGTTCTTCCACAGGTTTCTGTACCGGAGATGAATGAGTTCTTTGATCCTTCCTCACTGGATTTTCAAGAATTACATGTTCTTGCTATTGACAATAGCCTCGTCGATCGAAAACTTATCGAACAGTTGCTCAAGATCTCCTCTTGTAAAGGTCGATTCCCAATTCATGTTATTTAATTAGACCCCGAGTCCTcgctctctctatctctcaatttttttccttcaacaTTCTCTTCATTTGTTGTTCTCTGAACCAACGTAGTGGAATTTCTTCAGTGACGACAGTAGATAGTGGAACGagagctcttcaatttcttggaTTGgatggggagaagaagaactcTGAGGGATTCAATATAAGAGAAGTTTCACTGAACATAAtgttgatttattttttaaagttccaatttttattgatttacaGATTTTCTTACATCTTCGGTGACTTGTTTTTCAGGGTTTGAAGGTTAATATGATAATAACGGATTACAGTATGCCTGGAATGAACGGATATGAGTTGCTTAAGAAAATCAAGGTTTGATTTTTCTCTCAAGATTTCTTAACATTTCTGATCTCTTAGATTTCCACAAGAGAATGACATGCaaaaatttcatttcatttttttattttatttcgacatattttccaAATAGGAATCTTTGACTTTCAGAGATATTTCAGTAGTGATTATGTCGTCGGAAAACATCTTGCCTCGAATCGATAGGTGTTTGGAGGAAGGAGTAGAGGAATTTATTGTGAAACCTATAAAGCTTTCGGACATGAAACGATTAAAAGATAGagttggtggtggaggtgaagcCAATGCGAGATGGATCCAACATAGTAAAAGGAGAaagttgcagaggaggaagaagaaggagaagggacggtgatggggtggggggttttttacaattaccatcccaaaaggtattttggtcctagaaaatCCATGACAACGGCACACTATCAAGACTAACCCTCTCCGTTACAGAAATGTAACGGTAGGGGCcaattagttattagtatgcaacaggggagggtaatagttgtttgaaagtttttagggggtaatagtagatatcaaagtttttaggatggtaattgtaaaaacccctttattttttagatACATATTCTATTGGGAAGGGAGGGAAGATGAGAACTAGGAGacattgaacccaagacctcctggtatGGTGGCCCAACCTTTGTTAATCGAGTAATTAATAGAATGTCTCTTATCAACCGTGTCTTAGCTTTCCTATCAGGACTGCACGGTTAATTAGTTCAATCAAAGAATTGATATAAGAAtcttgataaaataaaaaatacaaaaattgaTATAAGAATGTGTCCAAGTAACTATAAGTTTTTACATCAGACTGAGATCATTGCTTTGGAACCTAAACAATTTATCGCTCACATGAAAACACACGCAGAagtttggatttttttaaaagattttcTCCATCATCAAAGACGTACCGGAATTACTAAACTCTTACTCTAATACCATATGTTAGAATTCAAGTAGAAATTGAAATAATGCGAAACCCTAGGGAGAAAGGAAATATTTGGACACACGACTTGGTCATTGGACCATGCATGTTCAAACAACCAACTAGAAACCAACTTAGCAAACAAACGTAGGAAGAGGGTTGAGAATTTTCTTCACATTTAAATATTCCTTTACTACCGGCGATATTCTTATTCTTTATCACTAAAGTATATTTTTGtagttttctctttttaataAATACAAAGTAGTAGTAAAAAATAATCAAGTCAAGTCATCCATGATATGTTGCTAGAATACGCATCGgattaacaaattaaaaatacgCTGATCTTTAGTAATTTACCAGAATTACCCCTACCCGACCATCGAAAACAACAGAAATCTAAGAAGGGTACCATCTTCCATaaaaatatagatatagagcagtttttaaaaaaccggaaaaaattgggagaatgttctctgtgctacaGTGTAGCGCACATgagcctgccactcagggggcagggtgatcattgtgtCAATCCCATGTATCTGGATATAGTCTACGCTGCCGCACAGAGAACACCGCcccttaaaaattttaaataaatggATGCGCATTTTGAAGATGTCGATGGAGTTGAAGAATTGCAATTAATTATTGAGAAAATACTTCTTTGTCTGTCTGTTTATACTTTATATATAGATCAATTTGTTCTCTGTGTAGCTTTCGTCTATAGACACGAAAAGAGAAGAGCGTaagaggagggagggagggaggagcACACAAATCTGATCGTGCTGTCATCAATCGTCGTTTCAGAGCTCTGTGCTTTTCGTCTTCTTCCGTTCTTTTAGTTGTTATTGAATTCGCGCTCATCGTTCACTAGCGAACCCTCGAAGACACTTTGTAGTGATCGGAAATTTGAATCCATGGAAAACCGCAAGGAGGTGACtatactctctttctctctgtttgTGGCTTTTTGCTCATAAATTCTTTGATTTTCGCCGTCGACTGAGCTTT
The sequence above is a segment of the Telopea speciosissima isolate NSW1024214 ecotype Mountain lineage chromosome 7, Tspe_v1, whole genome shotgun sequence genome. Coding sequences within it:
- the LOC122667416 gene encoding two-component response regulator ARR5-like, translating into MNKLFLQVHTFWIYENVYMASKQCSSQKKLHVLAIDNSLVDRKLIEQLLKISSCKVTTVDSGTRALQFLGLDGEKKNSEGFNIREGLKVNMIITDYSMPGMNGYELLKKIKESLTFRDISVVIMSSENILPRIDRCLEEGVEEFIVKPIKLSDMKRLKDRVGGGGEANTRKEKSVRGGREGGAHKSDRAVINRRFRALCFSSSSVLLVVIEFALIVH
- the LOC122669362 gene encoding ABC transporter F family member 5, encoding MGLASKIQCVGLRSSFFTGSALLDARRTSIRPRSMRIVASLIQTRRRTDELVKLSTLFYPRSRKPRVSAVAVETSVSDNTVEDIESLFSENSVDGNKQNRSNKHSNSGASSVSSGVRLENISKTYKGVTVLKDVSWEVKKGEKVGLVGVNGAGKTTQLRIITGQEEPDSGNVIKAKTNMKIAFLSQEFEVSLSRTVKEEFMSAFKEEMEVAGRIEKVQNALENTVEDLTLMGRLLDELDLLQRRAQAVDLDVVEVKINKMMPELGFSPEDSDRLVASFSSGWQMRMSLGKILLQAPDLLLLDEPTNHLDLDTIEWLEGYLKKQDVPMVIISHDRAFLDQLCTKIVETDMGVSRTYAGNYSDYVVAKAAWIEAQNAAWEKQQKQIEHTKDMISRLSAGANSGRASSAEKKLEKLQEDEQIEKPFQRKQIRFRFPERGRSGLSVVTIKNLEFGYGDKVLFKKTNLNIQRGEKVAIIGPNGCGKSTLLKLIMGLDKARSGEVLIGEHNVLPNYFEQNQAEALDLDKTVLETVEEVAEDWRLDDIKGLLGRCNFKSDMLDRKVSLLSGGEKARLAFCKFMVKPSTLLVLDEPTNHLDIPSKEMLEEAISEYKGTVITVSHDRYFIKQIVNRVVEVKDNNLQDYAGDYNYYLEKNLDARQKELEREAELEEKAPKIKAKSKMSKAEKEARKKQKMMAFQQAKAKSKGLKNAKRWN